In Streptomyces sp. DG2A-72, one genomic interval encodes:
- a CDS encoding TerD family protein: MSSDSQEVGKVEVRLKWDPSPWNQPPHHLDIVATTYSADAPYGRPVYVVHFESRSPDGTINMSRHSQTGQGFGYVETMTLELHRLASSFARVVVGVAIHQNTGPKTFGDISNAGVLVVEGYKELLKDDFAQVSGSTAATVAEFTRDTSGAWEFHEMVRGFDSDPVAFTAEMGNTPSP, translated from the coding sequence GTGAGCAGCGACAGCCAGGAAGTGGGGAAGGTTGAGGTACGGCTCAAGTGGGACCCGAGTCCCTGGAATCAGCCACCTCACCATCTCGACATCGTCGCCACGACCTACTCGGCGGATGCCCCCTACGGGCGGCCTGTCTACGTCGTCCACTTCGAGAGCCGCTCACCGGACGGCACCATCAACATGAGCCGGCACAGCCAGACCGGTCAGGGCTTCGGCTATGTCGAAACGATGACTCTGGAGCTCCATCGCCTCGCCTCCTCCTTCGCACGGGTGGTCGTGGGCGTGGCGATCCACCAGAACACCGGCCCAAAAACCTTCGGTGACATATCCAACGCCGGAGTGCTGGTCGTCGAGGGGTACAAGGAACTACTCAAGGACGACTTCGCGCAGGTCTCCGGATCCACCGCCGCGACCGTCGCAGAGTTCACCCGGGACACCTCCGGAGCGTGGGAGTTTCACGAGATGGTCCGAGGGTTCGACAGCGACCCCGTGGCCTTCACCGCGGAGATGGGCAACACCCCGTCGCCCTGA
- a CDS encoding PIG-L family deacetylase, translated as MSDRPLTLMAVHAHPDDEATGTGGVLARYAAEGIRTVLVTCTDGGCGDGPGGVKPGDPGHDPASVALMRRQELKASCDVLKVSDLEMLDYADSGMMGWPSNDAPGAFWQTPVEEGAARLAELMRHYRPDVVVTYDENGFYGHPDHIQAHRITMAALELTELTPKVYWTTAPRSMMQRFGETMREFHPDMPEPDPAEAAALAEIGLPDDEITTWVDTTAFSDQKFDALAAHASQGENIFFLKMGKERFGELMGMETFVRVKDATGAATPENDLFAGLR; from the coding sequence ATGTCTGACCGGCCCTTGACGCTCATGGCAGTACACGCCCACCCCGACGACGAGGCCACCGGAACCGGAGGGGTCCTCGCGCGGTATGCGGCGGAAGGCATACGCACGGTTCTCGTGACGTGTACCGACGGCGGTTGCGGTGACGGACCGGGGGGTGTCAAGCCGGGCGATCCCGGGCATGATCCGGCGTCCGTCGCCTTGATGCGCCGTCAAGAACTCAAGGCGAGCTGTGACGTCCTGAAGGTCAGCGATCTGGAGATGCTGGACTATGCCGACTCCGGGATGATGGGCTGGCCGAGCAACGACGCCCCCGGGGCGTTCTGGCAGACCCCCGTGGAGGAAGGCGCCGCCCGACTTGCGGAACTCATGCGGCACTACCGACCCGATGTGGTCGTCACCTACGACGAGAACGGCTTCTACGGCCACCCCGACCACATCCAGGCACACCGCATCACGATGGCGGCGCTGGAGCTGACCGAGCTGACGCCGAAGGTGTACTGGACGACGGCGCCCCGCTCGATGATGCAGCGATTCGGGGAGACCATGCGCGAGTTCCATCCGGACATGCCGGAGCCGGACCCTGCCGAGGCCGCCGCGCTGGCCGAGATCGGCCTCCCCGACGATGAGATCACCACATGGGTGGACACCACCGCGTTCAGCGATCAGAAGTTCGATGCGCTGGCCGCGCACGCCAGTCAGGGCGAGAACATCTTCTTCCTCAAGATGGGCAAGGAGAGGTTCGGCGAGTTGATGGGCATGGAGACCTTCGTACGCGTCAAGGACGCCACCGGCGCGGCCACACCCGAGAACGATCTCTTCGCCGGACTGCGCTGA